The window GTAGGAAAGAGCGACGAGTTGACTGCCTGCTCATATTTCCAGCTTGATACTACTACATATATACGTTCTTGTCGATGTAACCGGCAGACTACGCTGTTGTCACCGGCCTCGAAGGGTCTTTTCCACACGGTTATTCTCTCTACTGATAATCTCGGTGGGGTGCCATCTTCGGTTCGAGCGTCGGACGAATCACTGTCGTCCGCCGCCCGTCAGACGTGCCCGTGGCGTTTATGGTAACCCACGAGGAACGTTCGAGCATGGCCGACATACTCGCCGAGAACCTCTCCGGAAAGGCCGTCATGGGGTCGGACGGAACGGAACTCGGGATGCTGTACAACATCACGATGAACCTGAAGTCGGGGTCGCTCAACGACCTGCTCGTCCAACCCAACGAGCAAGTCGCACCCGCGCGTGTCGCGTTCGACCGCGACGAGAGCGGTCGGTTCAAGATTCCGGTGAACCGCGTGCAGGCAGTCAAAGACTACATCGTCGTCCAACGATAGACTGCTCATGCGGATTCTCGACTCTTCTGCGTTCATCCACGAGTACCACACTGACGACGAGACGGCGTCGATTCCGCTCGTCAAAGAAGAACTCACCGGCGAACACGCCTTCCGATTCGACGCGCAGGAAGGGGCCGGCATGTACGTCCACATCCCCGGGCAAGGAACCGTCGACAAGGTGCTTCGGGCCGCCAAGGAGACGGGTGACGCTGACGTGCTCTCTGAGACTGACGCTCGC is drawn from Haloferax litoreum and contains these coding sequences:
- a CDS encoding PRC-barrel domain-containing protein — protein: MADILAENLSGKAVMGSDGTELGMLYNITMNLKSGSLNDLLVQPNEQVAPARVAFDRDESGRFKIPVNRVQAVKDYIVVQR
- a CDS encoding NOB1 family endonuclease gives rise to the protein MRILDSSAFIHEYHTDDETASIPLVKEELTGEHAFRFDAQEGAGMYVHIPGQGTVDKVLRAAKETGDADVLSETDARLIAAAFELDAVLVTDDYAMQNVAERLNVTVEVIAQDGISEQRSWKFQCQGCGREFDENKDRCPICGMGLARKNPA